Proteins encoded in a region of the Trypanosoma brucei gambiense DAL972 chromosome 11, complete sequence genome:
- a CDS encoding t-complex protein 1, epsilon subunit, putative, with the protein MSLAFDEYGRPFLLVKEQANKERVTGVEAQKANILAAISVSNVLKTSLGPRGMDKILVTQDNEVVVTNDGATIMDLMDIDNEIGQLMVELSKSQDSEIGDGTTGVVCLAGALLEQASGLLDKGIHSSRISEGFEKACEIACKRLEEIADTVPVSREEYSYLLQTARSTLNSKVVNRDRDRLAKICVDAVLSVADMERRDVNLDLIKMEGKVGGCLEETCLVNGIVIDKDFSHPQMPKVLKNPKIAILTCPFEPPKPKTKHTVHISSAEHMKEIHEQEQEYFRNQVKLCKQAGADLVICQWGFDDEANYLLYRNDLPAVRWVGGVELEMIAIATGGRIIPRFEDLQSAKLGTCGTVREVGFGTTKDRMIFIEECPSSKAVTIFIRGGNKMMIEEAKRSLHDAVCMVRNLIRDNRIVYGGGSAEIAASMAVLNYADTVSTVDQYAIRRFADALESIPINLALNSGLEPIKCLSRARIEQVEGKNPYAGVDCMDSGTLDMKKQQVFETLQGKCSQLRLATQVVKMILKVDDVIVTKPEEEE; encoded by the coding sequence ATGTCTCTGGCCTTTGATGAGTACGGCCGCCCCTTCCTTCTAGTGAAGGAGCAGGCAAATAAGGAGCGTGTGACTGGCGTGGAGGCTCAGAAGGCAAACATACTCGCGGCCATAAGTGTATCCAACGTCTTAAAGACTAGCCTAGGTCCACGTGGAATGGACAAGATCCTTGTCACACAAGATAACGAGGTTGTCGTTACCAACGATGGGGCCACCATCATGGACCTCATGGACATTGACAACGAGATCGGGCAGCTTATGGTGGAACTCAGCAAGTCGCAGGATTCTGAGATCGGTGACGGTACCACTGGTGTTGTTTGCCTCGCTGGTGCTCTGTTGGAACAAGCGTCTGGCCTCCTTGACAAGGGGATCCACAGCTCTCGCATCTCTGAGGGGTTTGAGAAGGCCTGTGAAATTGCCTGTAAGCGGTTGGAGGAGATCGCAGACACCGTGCCCGTCAGCCGTGAGGAATACAGTTATTTGCTGCAAACCGCGCGCTCAACACTCAACTCGAAGGTGGTAAACCGTGACCGTGATCGGTTGGCAAAGATATGTGTTGATGCGGTTCTTTCGGTCGCAGACATGGAACGCCGTGACGTCAATCTCGATCTAATTAAGATGGAGGGTAAAGTCGGTGGATGCCTTGAGGAAACATGCTTAGTGAACGGCATCGTCATTGACAAGGACTTCTCCCATCCTCAAATGCCCAAGGTGCTGAAGAATCCAAAGATTGCCATCCTCACATGCCCATTTGAGCCCCCGAAACCCAAAACTAAACACACCGTGCACATTTCGAGTGCCGAGCACATGAAAGAAATTCACGAGCAAGAGCAGGAATACTTCCGCAACCAGGTCAAACTCTGCAAACAGGCGGGGGCAGACCTTGTCATCTGTCAGTGGGGATTCGACGATGAGGCAAATTATCTTCTCTATCGTAACGATCTACCAGCTGTGCGTTGGGTGGGTGGTGTAGAGCTTGAGATGATCGCCATTGCGACCGGCGGAAGGATTATTCCCCGCTTTGAAGATCTTCAGAGCGCCAAGCTTGGAACCTGTGGAACGGTGCGTGAGGTCGGGTTTGGAACCACAAAAGATCGTATGATCTTCATTGAGGAATGCCCAAGCAGCAAGGCTGTCACGATCTTCATTCGTGGTGGTAACAAAATGATGATTGAGGAGGCCAAACGTTCTCTTCATGACGCCGTTTGCATGGTCCGCAATCTCATTCGTGACAACCGTATCGTATATGGTGGTGGATCTGCGGAGATAGCGGCCTCAATGGCTGTGCTTAACTACGCCGATACGGTTTCCACAGTCGATCAGTACGCTATTCGGCGGTTTGCGGATGCCCTTGAGTCGATTCCCATCAACTTAGCCCTAAACAGTGGATTGGAACCCATCAAATGCCTCTCGCGTGCTCGCATTGAGCAAGTGGAGGGGAAGAACCCCTATGCCGGCGTGGACTGCATGGATAGTGGAACACTTGACATGAAGAAGCAGCAGGTGTTCGAAACACTTCAGGGGAAGTGCTCACAACTCCGGCTCGCTACGCAGGTTGTGAAAATGATTTTGAAGGTTGATGACGTTATCGTAACAAAACCCGAAGAGGAGGAATAG
- a CDS encoding exportin 1, putative — protein MEDILDFSKPVDVQRFDQVVQYLSTGSPQEIVRAQEVLTAFKERPDSFLRVGDLLTKSVNLTTRFFALQVLEDAILHRWNTFTAEQCQEIRNFVVNMIVGECVSFNQIRSRRALLMKMNSALVSIAKREWPVRWPSFIKDVCSSAGPDEPLVENNLNILRMVGEEIFEFSEKTLTTRWLKRKKEALQSDFQAILQLCLSILSTSDEALLKTNLECLEKYLSWVEPASVFNEELLKYLAGLIARKSAVSRCAVRCLTVACSVETDHGSVGDAQAQVMVRVFRTILDNIMNLLPTNHSSVEARIVQFSNMEGSVDAGFVGDLNLLLVAFLKHYTRNIMYDDLLLISANQLIVGMSHINDKELFKSCVDYWWWLGEKMVRSASPTPLHRKLALVLSNVRFTLIKKMARPEEVIIVVEDGEVRRVHMKDVEELQLYKLMRETLVFLTYLDPQDMQAIMTKIVMKLEDLSEWSWHNCNTLSWAVGAISVALTEEQESSLFVVIVRGLLDLCSKLQGKENRAVVASGIMFVVGQYPRFLRAHQPFFRAVVKKVIEFMCDLFPGVQEMAVDTLLKVASQVPDQFVCVKNNGISLAEETAKRWTEITSLLKPQHMHTCFVAAGWMVKGEKPERQPSLLGMFLQDANDSFRIIVERAASKGPAFGEDFSGMGELIHILRVFSSIASSCGTSFVNEMGIIIYDLQGLYRTFFSAQTALVADHGTDAMERQEARYLRLAKREILRIFECFVDNTEECDFVATNCMPSILTTVLEDYRDSLPIVKEAGALALVTACVNKLGTRLAGDCAAILDHTFDTTISMICANAEDFPEFRVNLFKLLHALNTRCFSNFLSYASTKGDVINGMLWVIKHTDFAIMETGLKTLDAFLENVSRSELLQPFYDAFMQQIFVEVLVSAMDSLHAAGFELHCSILIKLFTVSSMFPVDLPKLGRNDIESFLCENLSTIATLTPALIKQFIAGAYEKYGDPVEFRRSFADFLIEMQVWGAEEENRLQQEEEQRRREEDIPGFAALSVKGPPPTPSFYP, from the coding sequence ATGGAAGATATTCTCGACTTCAGCAAGCCCGTCGATGTGCAGCGTTTCGACCAGGTAGTGCAATACCTCTCAACAGGCTCACCACAAGAGATCGTGAGGGCGCAGGAGGTTCTTACCGCATTCAAGGAGAGACCCGACTCCTTTTTACGCGTAGGAGACCTTCTCACCAAATCGGTGAACCTCACGACACGTTTTTTTGCACTTCAGGTTCTGGAGGACGCGATTCTACACCGATGGAACACATTCACTGCGGAACAGTGTCAGGAAATTCGTAACTTTGTTGTTAACATGATTGTAGGTGAATGCGTGAGCTTCAATCAAATCCGTAGTAGGAGGGCTCTTCTTATGAAGATGAATAGTGCGCTTGTGTCAATAGCGAAGCGTGAGTGGCCCGTTCGTTGGCCGAGCTTCATAAAGGACGTGTGCAGTAGTGCTGGGCCAGATGAACCTCTTGTAGAAAACAACCTGAACATTCTCCGCATGGTGGGCGAGGAGATATTTGAATTTAGCGAGAAAACTTTAACGACTCGATGGTTGAAACGAAAGAAGGAGGCACTGCAAAGCGACTTTCAGGCAATTCTTCAATTGTGTCTTTCGATTCTATCCACTAGTGACGAGGCGCTTCTCAAAACCAATCTGGAGTGCCTGGAGAAATATCTTTCCTGGGTAGAACCGGCGTCCGTGTTTAACGAGGAATTACTGAAGTATCTCGCGGGACTAATCGCACGGAAGTCTGCCGTATCGCGCTGCGCGGTGCGTTGTCTTACAGTTGCGTGCTCCGTAGAGACAGATCACGGCTCAGTTGGGGACGCGCAAGCGCAGGTGATGGTTCGTGTGTTTCGCACAATCCTCGATAATATTATGAACTTACTTCCCACGAATCACTCTTCTGTTGAAGCGCGTATCGTCCAGTTTTCCAACATGGAAGGGAGTGTGGATGCAGGCTTTGTTGGCGATCTCAATCTTTTGTTGGTTGCGTTTTTGAAGCACTATACGAGAAATATTATGTACGACGATCTCTTGTTGATATCTGCCAACCAATTGATCGTGGGAATGAGTCATATTAACGACAAGGAGCTATTCAAATCCTGTGTTGACTACTGGTGGTGGCTTGGTGAAAAGATGGTGCGCTCCGCATCACCTACACCGCTACACCGGAAGCTGGCACTTGTACTCAGCAATGTTCGCTTTACTCTCATCAAGAAAATGGCAAGACCGGAGGAAGTCATTATTGTAGTCGAAGACGGTGAGGTGCGCAGGGTGCACATGAAGGATGTGGAGGAACTACAACTCTACAAATTAATGCGGGAGacgcttgtttttttaacaTACCTCGATCCTCAAGATATGCAGGCGATTATGACTAAAATCGTTATGAAGCTTGAAGACCTTAGCGAATGGAGTTGGCACAACTGCAACACATTATCATGGGCAGTCGGGGCGATATCTGTGGCCCTGACTGAGGAACAAGAATCTTCACTATTTGTAGTTATTGTACGTGGCCTGCTAGATCTTTGTAGCAAGCtacaaggaaaggaaaaccgTGCCGTTGTTGCGAGTGGTATCATGTTTGTTGTTGGGCAGTACCCCCGTTTCCTGCGTGCTCATCAGCCCTTTTTCCGCGCAgtggtgaagaaggtaatTGAATTCATGTGCGACTTATTCCCTGGTGTGCAGGAAATGGCTGTGGATACTCTTTTGAAGGTGGCCTCGCAGGTACCAGATCAGTTTGTTTGTGTCAAGAACAATGGTATTTCCCTCGCTGAGGAAACGGCGAAGCGGTGGACTGAAATAACGTCTTTGTTAAAACCCCAACATATGCACACATGTTTTGTTGCAGCTGGTTGGATGGTGAAGGGAGAGAAGCCAGAGCGGCAGCCGAGTCTGTTAGGCATGTTTCTCCAAGATGCGAATGACAGTTTTAGGATTATTGTGGAGCGAGCAGCCTCTAAAGGTCCGGCCTTTGGGGAAGACTTTTCTGGTATGGGGGAGTTAATACACATTTTACGTGTCTTTAGCAGCATTGCGTCATCTTGTGGAACATCGTTTGTGAATGAGATGGGGATTATAATTTACGACCTTCAAGGACTCTATCGTACATTCTTCTCCGCCCAAACTGCCCTAGTTGCGGACCATGGAACAGATGCCATGGAGAGGCAGGAGGCACGGTATTTAAGGCTAGCGAAGCGGGAGATCTTGCGAATTTTCGAGTGCTTTGTTGACAATACGGAAGAATGTGACTTTGTGGCAACAAATTGCATGCCGAGTATTCTGACAACTGTTCTTGAGGACTACCGTGACTCGCTTCCCATAGTGAAGGAGGCAGGAGCCCTAGCTCTTGTGACGGCGTGTGTCAACAAGTTGGGCACGCGGTTGGCCGGGGATTGTGCTGCCATTTTGGACCACACGTTTGATACAACCATATCGATGATCTGCGCAAACGCTGAGGATTTTCCCGAGTTTCGCGTGAATCTTTTCAAACTGCTACACGCACTGAATACTCGCTGTTTTTCCAATTTCTTGAGCTACGCCTCCACTAAGGGGGACGTTATAAACGGTATGCTGTGGGTAATCAAACATACAGATTTTGCTATAATGGAGACGGGGTTGAAGACTTTAGATGCTTTCCTTGAGAATGTCTCCCGGTCAGAGTTGCTTCAACCCTTCTACGATGCCTTTATGCAGCAAATATTTGTCGAGGTTTTGGTGTCCGCTATGGATTCGCTTCATGCCGCAGGATTCGAACTGCATTGTAGCATCCTCATCAAACTCTTCACTGTGTCTAGCATGTTTCCCGTAGATTTGCCAAAGCTCGGCCGAAACGATATTGAGAGCTTTCTTTGTGAGAACCTTTCAACCATTGCCACACTCACACCTGCCCTTATTAAGCAGTTTATTGCTGGAGCGTATGAAAAGTATGGAGACCCTGTCGAGTTCAGGCGGAGCTTTGCAGATTTCCTCATAGAAATGCAGGTTTGGGGtgctgaggaggaaaacagaCTGCAACAAGAGGAAGAACAACGCAGACGGGAGGAAGATATTCCGGGATTTGCTGCCCTTTCCGTGAAGGGGCCGCCACCaacaccttctttttatccctGA
- a CDS encoding dynein, putative, translated as MTDVTYSYSRLRKEFGRMPEFQANEGEILVDIAPNRSLKNHYTQLDPCETVIQNVPSLSESGTNTERIQLRHHAQSHSEGGWPHGVDPTEFEEKMKYCRKVEREESYLSSCRRLIQQCTDKYVKQNNAIDIYGTYFPEGPPVEDESLGTASAKITSVFKDPSAEKRTAAAITWQNDGRRFAVAYCRLRFQSNTSTMNTNSFVWDALNPNAPVETLVTSSPLCCIEYYTKDPHIIAGGSWNGVVQYWDTRQPTRPASRSLIETSHKDPVWAVKWLQSKSGELLSVSTDGDVHVWDCRIPDKPVELQRLPEDSVRLQPKNNEGGSKGVLGGLCLDYDPQVGGPSKYMIGTEQGTILSCNRKGKTQADKLGPNTFNGHHGPVYSVQRNPFFSKYFLSVGDWTARMWFEDFKFTPLFSTFYHKSYLTSGAWHPARPGVFFTTRMDGYLDLWDLMLRQTTPALSVQVSDYALHTAKPTSEGKHIAVGGIDGNVTLLELSPSLYTCMSDEKFQIGQLLENQSIRDKNLDRAAKEKRTAARQRQRRSTVLGESHKSSDEVTEQLEKVTEEYQTTVKSEKERDDEQRTELECARMKLLEDISGGIDVDSD; from the coding sequence ATGACGGATGTGACGTACAGTTACTCACGACTCCGCAAGGAGTTTGGGCGGATGCCGGAGTTCCAGGCCAACGAAGGAGAAATTTTGGTGGACATCGCCCCCAACCGCAGTTTAAAAAACCACTATACCCAACTAGATCCCTGCGAGACGGTGATCCAAAATGTACCATCGCTCTCCGAATCGGGAACAAATACAGAGCGCATTCAACTCAGACACCACGCGCAGTCGCACAGCGAAGGTGGATGGCCGCATGGTGTTGATCCCACTGAGTttgaggaaaaaatgaaatactgcaggaaggtagagcgcgagGAGAGTTATCTCTCTTCCTGCCGCCGCCTCATTCAGCAGTGCACAGATAAGTACGTCAAGCAGAATAACGCCATAGACATTTATGGCACATACTTTCCTGAAGGTCCCCCAGTCGAAGATGAGTCTTTAGGGACAGCATCCGCAAAGATCACCTCTGTGTTCAAGGACCCCAGTGCGGAGAAGCGAACCGCGGCAGCGATTACGTGGCAGAACGATGGTCGGAGGTTTGCAGTGGCGTACTGCCGTTTGCGTTTCCAAAGCAATACCTCTACAATGAACACAAATTCTTTCGTCTGGGACGCACTGAATCCAAATGCACCGGTGGAAACTCTGGTTACTTCATCACCGTTGTGTTGTATTGAGTACTACACAAAAGACCCCCATATCATTGCCGGCGGAAGCTGGAACGGGGTTGTGCAGTACTGGGACACACGGCAACCGACGAGGCCTGCCTCCCGTTCTCTCATCGAGACAAGCCACAAGGACCCCGTGTGGGCCGTCAAATGGTTGCAAAGTAAGTCGGGTGAGTTGCTTTCAGTGTCCACTGATGGTGACGTCCACGTATGGGACTGCCGTATTCCTGACAAGCCCGTAGAACTTCAGCGGCTCCCGGAAGACTCCGTGAGGTTGCAACCAAAGAACAATGAAGGTGGCTCAAAAGGTGTTCTGGGAGGTCTGTGCTTGGACTATGACCCACAGGTGGGTGGTCCGTCGAAGTATATGATTGGAACCGAACAGGGAACAATCCTTTCGTGTAacaggaagggaaaaacacAAGCAGATAAACTGGGGCCGAACACATTCAACGGACATCATGGACCTGTGTATTCGGTGCAACGAAATCCGTTCTTCTCCAAGTACTTCCTTTCGGTTGGTGATTGGACGGCGCGGATGTGGTTTGAGGACTTTAAATTTACGCCCTTGTTTAGTACCTTTTACCACAAATCTTACCTCACTAGCGGGGCATGGCATCCCGCACGACCGGGAGTTTTCTTCACAACGCGTATGGATGGTTACCTTGACCTATGGGACTTGATGTTGCGGCAAACAACGCCTGCGTTGAGCGTCCAGGTTTCTGATTACGCACTGCACACCGCTAAACCCACATCAGAGGGCAAACACATTGCTGTCGGTGGCATTGACGGTAATGTAACACTGTTGGAGTTGTCGCCCTCCCTTTACACATGCATGAGTGACGAAAAGTTCCAAATTGGACAACTGTTGGAAAACCAGAGCATCCGTGACAAGAACTTAGACCGTGCAGCCAAGGAAAAGAGGACCGCAGCCAGGCAACGTCAGCGTCGCAGCACAGTGCTAGGCGAAAGCCATAAGAGCTCTGATGAAGTCACAGAGCAGCTTGAAAAAGTTACCGAGGAGTACCAAACCACCGTAAAAAGTGAGAAGGAGCGCGATGACGAGCAACGCACGGAACTGGAGTGCGCCCGGATGAAATTACTGGAGGACATCAGTGGGGGAATAGATGTTGATTCGGATTGA
- a CDS encoding small nuclear ribonucleoprotein Sm-G: protein MPAKKRIANLNHFMEKRVKVKLTSGRSISGELRGVDEFMSIVLYDAVDETPTSGTVENEDKTSLGTAVVRGAMIVDIVGLEV from the coding sequence ATGCCCGCCAAGAAGCGCATCGCTAACCTGAACCACTTCATGGAGAAGCGTGTAAAGGTAAAACTGACGAGTGGCCGATCCATCTCTGGTGAGCTACGTGGTGTCGATGAGTTTATGAGTATTGTTCTATACGATGCTGTCGATGAGACCCCAACATCGGGTACTGTCGAGAACGAAGATAAAACGTCTCTGGGAACTGCCGTTGTTCGAGGGGCTATGATTGTGGATATTGTCGGTCTTGAAGTGTAA
- a CDS encoding septum formation protein MAF homologue, putative, which translates to MAEEIRTMIIGTSSAFRANVLREHFGDRFRNFVLLPPDIDEKAYRAADPFELTESIARAKMKAVLEKARQHSPPISGPAIALTFDQVVVKGDEVREKPLSTEQCRSFIASYSGGGVRTVATYALCVVGTENVLVAHNETETFFSKFGDDIVERTLERGACMNSAGGLVVEDEDMSRHVVRIVGTSYGVRGMEPAVVEKLLSQL; encoded by the coding sequence ATGGCTGAAGAGATTCGTACCATGATTATTGGAACAAGTTCCGCATTTCGCGCAAACGTTCTGCGAGAGCATTTTGGTGACAGGTTCCGAAATTTCGTCCTGCTCCCGCCTGATATTGATGAAAAGGCTTATCGTGCAGCTGATCCGTTTGAACTGACGGAGTCAATTGCACGCGCAAAGATGAAAGCTGTATTGGAGAAGGCACGCCAGCATTCTCCACCCATAAGCGGCCCCGCAATAGCTTTAACGTTTGATCAAGTTGTTGTAAAGGGTGATGAGGTGCGTGAAAAGCCGTTGTCAACCGAACAGTGCAGGAGCTTCATTGCTTCCTATTCCGGTGGAGGCGTTCGAACGGTGGCGACGTATGCCCTTTGTGTGGTGGGAACTGAAAATGTGCTGGTGGCCCATAACGAAACAGAGAcgtttttttctaaattcGGTGACGACATTGTCGAACGCACGCTTGAGCGTGGTGCATGCATGAACTCAGCGGGAGGTCTTGTTGTGGAAGACGAGGATATGAGCCGCCACGTCGTGCGCATTGTTGGCACGAGCTATGGTGTTCGCGGCATGGAGCCAGCTGTGGTTGAAAAACTACTTAGCCAACTATGA
- a CDS encoding protein kinase, putative translates to MVSLRIRKTRPPPLGFSLALPPPSVVGEVRVQQGNELFINVDDTNISPIITMDGSLPTGQFVHVTNTNLFVLVDGASLFTEAKTTQREEPQSNHIGDLVDNSASAEKGRSPQRSPCSNLGASVDSVEAAIRGIEDDSGEVRRDLSSSFSLLPKTEGDSPVLSRCSSRSRMSCQGTKGVKYHGGASLPHQYTALFTKGAGAVSGLAAATAGANRVGNREVRRNVLRGKIRGFLPWYVVEQNWTTSPKCSNASTSGTLGAATGTSAVASQSSASSVLVDTAVGDKVDKHAKRKNTLLARGRGNNSRSASLYEVGRTNRSLDLKEVEVLGFVGKGTQGAVYRVLLDNKLYGLKCIDVRELTEASSLVEHQSRKGGLVKELNMIRLQRSKSPPQYLLRLFDASVTRDREKLHLHILMELMSFSVEDAQRMVSRIPSDEMVKLTESAFRKHMAGSHSVKLKPDTFLQRNSDSCVHLTGRKSYKTPEDWEMNIDRQTPVPEIILSMLAADVLGGLKELHEDYAIVHCDIKPANILIDYDMERFRLADFGCGCQMDPQSRKARPVTFDLGSKLYKAPERLSNELYNAGVEGGLSEVEFSFDADVWSLGVTLLELRNGVHPCHPFKSDYWNYRNNLKLSRMVKPVSWSYSFYDFIVRCLMRKPEQRWSVSRLLQHPFIVKYSELPRAKLRVWMEKLRSESETFQRRQQRELLEEHILLSTGRKGPDMYRHRSRSSWESFTKFLKVAPHYQDDEKFPHLC, encoded by the coding sequence ATGGTCTCTCTCCGGATCAGGAAAACACGACCCCCTCCTTTGGGGTTCTCTTTGGCTCTTCCTCCACCAAGTGTTGTAGGGGAGGTACGGGTCCAGCAGGGGAATGAGCTTTTTATTAACGTGGATGACACAAACATTTCACCCATAATAACAATGGATGGTTCTCTTCCCACAGGGCAGTTCGTTCACGTGACTAATACAAATCTTTTTGTGCTTGTCGATGGTGCATCGTTGTTCACCGAGGCGAAAACGACACAGAGGGAAGAGCCACAATCTAATCATATTGGCGATTTGGTAGATAACAGTGCTTCCGCGGAGAAGGGAAGATCACCGCAGCGCTCTCCGTGCAGCAATTTGGGTGCGTCTGTAGACTCAGTTGAAGCAGCGATACGGGGCATTGAAGATGATAGCGGTGAGGTGCGCAGGGATTTATCGTCCTCCTTTAGTTTGTTGCCTAAAACTGAGGGCGATTCACCCGTACTGTCGCGGTGCTCTTCCCGCAGTCGGATGTCGTGCCAAGGCACGAAGGGGGTAAAATACCACGGCGGAGCGAGTCTGCCTCATCAGTACACGGCACTGTTTACAAAAGGGGCAGGTGCAGTGTCAGGACTTGCTGCTGCCACAGCGGGCGCGAATAGGGTTGGTAATCGTGAAGTCAGACGTAACGTTTTGCGTGGCAAGATACGTGGTTTCCTTCCTTGGTATGTTGTTGAACAGAACTGGACCACCTCACCAAAGTGCAGCAATGCATCGACGAGTGGTACGCTAGGGGCGGCAACAGGTACATCGGCGGTGGCCTCACAATCCTCCGCTTCCTCTGTGCTTGTGGACACTGCCGTTGGCGACAAAGTAGACAAGCatgcaaagaggaaaaacaccTTACTTGCCCGTGGGAGGGGGAATAACAGCAGATCAGCTTCGCTCTACGAAGTCGGACGCACTAATCGATCATTGGATTTGAAAGAGGTAGAGGTTTTGGGGTTCGTAGGAAAGGGAACACAAGGAGCAGTGTACCGCGTTCTTCTGGACAACAAACTGTACGGCCTGAAGTGCATTGATGTAAGGGAGCTAACGGAGGCCAGCAGTTTGGTAGAGCACCAAAGCAGGAAGGGTGGACTCGTGAAAGAGCTCAATATGATTCGACTCCAAAGATCAAAAAGTCCACCACAATACCTGCTACGGTTGTTTGATGCCTCGGTTACAAGGGATCGTGAGAAGCTACACCTCCACATTCTCATGGAGCTAATGAGTTTTAGCGTCGAGGACGCTCAGCGCATGGTTTCCCGTATCCCATCGGATGAAATGGTGAAGTTAACTGAGTCAGCCTTTCGAAAGCACATGGCTGGATCGCACTCCGTAAAGTTGAAACCCGATACATTCCTACAGAGGAACTCGGACTCCTGCGTGCATCTAACGGGAAGGAAGTCATACAAGACACCAGAGGACTGGGAGATGAACATAGATCGACAAACGCCGGTACCGGAGATAATTCTGTCGATGCTTGCAGCTGATGTGCTTGGGGGCTTGAAAGAACTTCATGAAGATTACGCTATTGTTCACTGTGACATCAAACCAGCAAATATATTAATTGACTACGATATGGAGCGCTTTCGACTTGCAGATTTTGGATGTGGTTGCCAGATGGACCCACAGAGCCGGAAGGCACGACCGGTGACTTTCGACTTGGGCTCAAAACTCTACAAGGCACCGGAGCGGCTGAGCAATGAGTTGTATAACGCAGGCGTTGAGGGTGGTTTATCGGAAGTAGAGTTCTCCTTCGATGCTGACGTATGGTCGTTGGGTGTAACGTTGCTTGAATTGAGAAATGGTGTTCATCCTTGCCACCCTTTCAAGTCGGATTACTGGAACTACAGGAATAACCTTAAACTATCGCGTATGGTAAAGCCTGTTTCTTGGTCATATTCTTTCTACGACTTTATTGTTCGCTGCCTTATGAGGAAACCAGAACAGCGTTGGAGCGTCAGTAGGTTGCTGCAACACCCTTTTATTGTAAAATACAGCGAACTTCCCAGGGCCAAATTGAGGGTCTGGATGGAGAAGTTGAGAAGTGAGTCGGAGACCTTCCAGCGGCGACAGCAGCGTGAGTTGCTTGAGGAACATATTCTCTTGAGCACTGGCAGAAAAGGGCCGGACATGTACCGCCATCGGAGTCGCTCCAGCTGGGAGAGTTTCACGAAGTTCCTCAAAGTAGCTCCACATTATCAAGATGATGAAAAATTTCCCCACTTGTGTTGA
- a CDS encoding vacuolar sorting protein, putative translates to MVLVLVVGDLHVPQRAASIPKVFTQMFTPGRIQLVLITGNVGCREMYDYFRSIVPDVYCAKGEFDSCWWPNVNSKHASDTDKLLQDTHVINVESLRIGLIHGHQAIPCGDRDMLAMLQRKLDVDVLVSGATHNNKVFEFGGHLFVNPGSITGAFTTRRLDVVPTFVLLDIQDKKVTSFSYAYAPGEGVGGEDFKIKRKTWIKDEEEEGEETQKPPASAVPPPPPPE, encoded by the coding sequence aTGGTTCTTGTGCTTGTTGTTGGTGACCTCCATGTTCCGCAGCGTGCAGCCTCCATTCCGAAGGTATTCACTCAGATGTTTACACCTGGCCGCATACAGTTAGTACTAATAACCGGAAACGTAGGTTGTCGAGAGATGTATGACTACTTTCGCAGCATTGTACCGGATGTGTACTGCGCCAAGGGTGAGTTTGACTCGTGTTGGTGGCCTAACGTTAACAGTAAGCATGCTAGCGATACAGATAAGCTTTTGCAAGACACTCACGTGATAAATGTGGAATCACTGCGTATAGGCCTTATCCACGGCCACCAGGCGATACCGTGCGGTGACAGAGACATGCTTGCCATGCTGCAGCGCAAGTTAGATGTGGATGTATTAGTGTCTGGTGCAacgcacaacaacaaggTATTTGAGTTTGGCGGGCACCTCTTTGTAAACCCTGGTTCAATCACCGGTGCTTTTACAACAAGGAGGTTGGATGTTGTCCCAACGTTCGTGCTTTTGGATATTCAAGACAAGAAGGTAACATCATTTTCTTATGCCTACGCCCCTGGTGAGGGAGTGGGTGGAGAAGACTTTAAGATCAAACGGAAGACGTGGATCAAAgacgaggaagaggagggggaggagacACAAAAACCCCCTGCTTCcgctgttcctcctcctccacctcctgaATGA